The following are encoded together in the Pseudomonas maumuensis genome:
- a CDS encoding DUF1294 domain-containing protein produces the protein MRNARLKALVLVVLCLLPVLGGLRMGLSGGNWLPLAMYPLVSLVSLLLYWQDKQQARSEARRTPEKVLHASELLGGWPGALLAQQLFRHKTRKVSYQVVCWGIVLAHQLFWVDYLFLAGRWGGLS, from the coding sequence ATGCGCAATGCACGCCTGAAAGCGTTGGTGCTGGTGGTGCTGTGCCTGTTGCCGGTGCTCGGTGGCCTGAGAATGGGGTTGAGCGGCGGGAATTGGTTGCCACTGGCGATGTATCCGCTGGTGAGCCTGGTCAGCCTGTTGTTGTACTGGCAGGACAAACAGCAGGCGCGGAGCGAGGCCAGGCGCACGCCGGAAAAGGTGTTGCATGCCAGCGAGCTGCTGGGGGGCTGGCCGGGGGCTTTGCTGGCTCAGCAGTTGTTTCGGCACAAGACCCGCAAGGTTTCCTACCAGGTGGTGTGTTGGGGGATCGTCTTGGCGCACCAGCTTTTCTGGGTTGA